A stretch of the Medicago truncatula cultivar Jemalong A17 chromosome 5, MtrunA17r5.0-ANR, whole genome shotgun sequence genome encodes the following:
- the LOC11442454 gene encoding protein NRT1/ PTR FAMILY 6.3, translating into MSTLPTTQGKTVPDASDYKGRPADRSTTGGWSAAAMILGGEVMERLTTLGIAVNLVTYLTGTMHLGNAASANVVTNFLGTSFMLCLLGGFLADTFLGRYLTIAIFAAVQAIGVTILTISTIIPSLHPPKCKEDSKSCIQADSKQLLVMYLALYITALGTGGLKSSVSGFGSDQFDDSDDQEKKGMIKFFSWFYFFVSIGSLAAVTVLVYIQDNQGRGWGYGICAVAIVVALLVFLSGTRKYRIKQLVGSPLTQIAVVFVAAWRKRHMQLPSDSSLLYEEDDILCETPKTKKQRMPHSKQFRFLDKAAIKGIESGGTITIKEKWYISTLTDVEEVKMVIRMLPIWATTIMFWTIHAQMTTFSVSQATTMDCQIGTFQIPAASMTVFLIGTILLTVPFYDRFIRPVAKKVLNNSHGFTPLQRIGVGLVLSVISMVAAALIEMKRLKFARSHGFVDDPTAKMPLSVFWLVPQFFFVGSGEAFMYMGQLDFFLRECPKGMKTMSTGLFLSTLSIGFFFSSLLVTLVNNVTGPNKPWIADNLDQGRLYDFYWLLAMLSAINVVIYLACAKWYVYKDKRLAEAGIELEEIEASTFHA; encoded by the exons ATGAGCACCCTCCCTACAACACAAGGGAAAACTGTACCAGATGCATCCGATTATAAGGGACGGCCGGCCGACAGGTCCACGACCGGTGGTTGGTCGGCAGCCGCAATGATATTAGGAGGAGAAGTGATGGAGAGGTTGACAACACTCGGCATCGCCGTTAATTTGGTCACATACTTGACCGGTACTATGCATTTGGGCAATGCTGCCTCTGCCAATGTTGTTACTAACTTCTTAGGAACCTCCTTTATGCTCTGTCTATTGGGTGGATTTCTTGCTGATACTTTTCTAGGAAG ATATCTCACCATCGCCATCTTTGCAGCTGTCCAAGCAATT GGTGTAACAATATTGACGATATCAACTATAATTCCAAGCTTACATCCACCAAAATGCAAAGAAGACTCTAAATCTTGCATACAAGCAGACAGCAAGCAACTATTGGTGATGTATTTAGCACTTTATATCACAGCCCTCGGCACTGGCGGTCTAAAATCTAGTGTCTCTGGCTTTGGTTCCGATCAATTTGATGATTCAGATGACCAAGAAAAGAAGGGTATGATTAAATTTTTCAGCTGGTTCTATTTTTTCGTAAGCATAGGGTCTTTGGCAGCAGTGACTGTTCTTGTGTACATACAAGATAACCAAGGTAGAGGTTGGGGTTACGGTATTTGTGCGGTCGCAATTGTGGTTGCGCTCCTTGTTTTCTTGTCCGGTACCCGCAAGTACCGGATCAAGCAACTTGTCGGTAGTCCTTTGACTCAGATTGCGGTCGTGTTTGTGGCTGCTTGGAGGAAGAGACACATGCAATTGCCCTCTGATTCTTCATTGCTCTATGAAGAGGATGATATCCTATGTGAAACACCTAAGACCAAGAAGCAAAGGATGCCACATAGCAAACAGTTCCG TTTCTTAGACAAAGCAGCAATCAAAGGCATAGAAAGTGGCGGTACAATAACCATCAAGGAGAAATGGTATATTTCTACCTTAACAGATGTGGAAGAAGTTAAAATGGTAATAAGGATGTTACCCATATGGGCCACAACCATAATGTTTTGGACAATCCATGCTCAAATGACAACATTCTCAGTATCACAAGCAACAACCATGGATTGTCAAATTGGAACATTTCAAATCCCAGCAGCATCAATGACCGTCTTCTTAATCGGAACTATTCTCCTAACCGTTCCTTTCTACGACCGCTTCATTCGACCCGTCGCAAAAAAAGTACTAAACAACTCACACGGATTCACCCCTTTACAACGCATTGGTGTTGGTTTAGTCCTCTCAGTAATATCCATGGTTGCGGCAGCACTCATAGAAATGAAGCGATTGAAATTCGCAAGATCACATGGTTTTGTAGACGATCCAACGGCAAAGATGCCATTGAGTGTGTTTTGGTTGGTGCCACAATTTTTCTTTGTTGGGTCTGGAGAGGCCTTTATGTATATGGGACAATTAGACTTTTTTCTAAGAGAATGTCCTAAAGGAATGAAAACTATGAGTACAGGGTTGTTCTTGAGCACACTCTCAATAGGGTTTTTCTTTAGCTCATTATTAGTGACTCTAGTGAACAATGTGACCGGTCCAAATAAACCATGGATTGCGGATAATCTTGATCAAGGGAGGCTCTATGATTTTTATTGGCTATTGGCTATGCTAAGTGCTATAAATGTGGTGATATATTTGGCTTGTGCTAAGTGGTATGTGTACAAGGACAAGAGACTTGCTGAGGCAGGCATAGAATTGGAAGAAATAGAGGCCTCTACATTCCATGCATAG